TTGATAATTAAATCCGAACTCGGCAGGCAGGAAATAACTTCCCTTTTCTGGAATCGGTTCCTGGCCAGGATATCGCTGATTGCCGCAATCACGGCTTCGGTCCTTTCCTGACTGTCATCCGAGTTTTCAGGGGCTATATGCGCCTCGTCGGCTGCGGTAACGATTATCTTGCCGCCCTCGGAATGCAGTTGCAGCATCTTTATCGAATTCCTGCCGATGTCCAGTCCTATCGGACTTGTTTTTGTTTTTAGAAAATCAAGCATATTTTTAATCCGCTATTCAATACTTACATATCCCGTTACCGGTGCAATTTTCACTTTCATCATATTGCCCTCGCAGCGCAATTGCACAAAACCGTCAACCATGCTGTTGCCCGAACCGTCAAAAGGCGCCCCGATGTTATCGAACTTAACCGTGTTCGACGGGGCGAAATTAGTTATTGCAATATCAACCTTGTTAAGCCTGTTGTCGCCGGCAAAATTTATAACGTAATTAGTCCCGATACGAACAGGATGAGCTATCACCTGCCCGGCGGAATCCTTAATGCAATAGCTTTCCGCCACGGTATCGAAAACAACAGAATGAGTTTTACCTGTACTTATCGCCATACTTTTCGCATACTCAAGGTCAGATGCGACCATATCGGCCGCCGTTCTTAACTGCACCGAAGCGGCAGAGACATACATCGGTACTGCTATCGCCGCGACGATGCCGACTATCATCAACACAATAATCACCTCTAACAGCGTAAACCCCGTTAGAGATTTTCTTTTTATAAAAATCTGTGATAATAGCGGATTTAAGTCATACGGTAATGACCGTTGACTAAAATCAGCAGCTTTCTCTAACGGGGTAAATGCCGTTAAAGCGTTTCTATGGTTTTTTCCCATATTTCAATCTCTAAATGCAGAAAATCCGCATTAACACATTATATTTTTCGTCTTATGAGAACTTCAGCTTAACTGCCTTAATGGCGGTTTTTTATCGCAGGAATGTATTTTCAGAATTTATTATCGGTCCTCGCGGCGGCAAAAAAAATCTTTTACCATAGCGTCTGCAGGGTGCCTGGCGGCCTGTTTACGGGGCAAAACCGTTAGACTCTGCAAAGTCATTAAAGGCCGCAGTGAGATTTTTTTGATATGGAATTCTTCGATGTTGTGTAATTAAGAACCGATTCTGAAATGTTTATTCGGAATGCCCGATAACAAAACAGGATTTTACGGATTTCTCGTTATCGTTTTGTAAAATGCTCCTGCCGCGGGTGACCATCTGTCCTTCACGCCGCCGGGCCAATGATAGACCGCCGCCTTTACCGGAGCGGCAGTTACTGTCGTGCTGCAATTCCCGCCGTTCATATACCAAAAACCAACGATCTCGCTTGTCGAACCAATACCGTAAACAACATTCCAAACATCAGACGCTGACAGTGCTCTCTTATAAATACGTACACTATCAATGGCGCCGTTAAAATATCTTCCCGTCTGCTCGGAATTTTCGCCTATATATACCGGATATGAATTTGTATTGAACTCACCAGCGGTGAATTGCCACGTATCTAATACCCCATCGATATAAAGCCGAATCCTGCTGTCATCACGAACACCGGCGACATGATGCCATAAACCATCATTGACGCTTATACTGCTGTGAATAGAGCCGCCGTAAGTACCTGAACAGGTAAATTCTATATAGTTCGTATTTGCGTACCTTTGCAATCGCCAGCTCGAATTGCCCTTGGTAACTATCGCCTGATAACTGCGGTCAAAGGCGTTTACTTTTATATATGCCATAACACTGATTTTCTTATTAATATTAAGTTCCGATGGATTTCCTATATCTACAAAATCGCCATCGCCATCAAAATTAACCGCACCGTTCAAAATGCCGTCCACCCATGTACAATCGCCGTTTACAATACCATCGTAGCCGGAACCTGAATAATCAGAAATAATATATCTGATTCCATCATCTGTAAAAAGTACGCCTGTTATGCTTGCGGATGTATTATAAATCGGCGTTTCAATTCGTCCGTCAGCGGAAACCAGGCCGGTAGCTGTAATCGAAGCTCCTTCTTTTATTATAAGGTTGCCGCTTATGTAAATGGCCGGAGTATTTTTCGCGGCAGTAATAACGTTTGTTGTGCCGGTAATTGTCAAATTGCCGTTTACCGCAAGACAGCCGTTGATGGTAACATTACTTAAGATAGCCAAATCGCCGTTTTTATAAAAAACCTGATATGGGCTGCCTAAAGTTATATTATTTAGATTATTTGCGATTATCGTTTGTGTTGAAAAGTTCGAGGTAAGCAAATTGCAGGTAATATCAGGTTTATTGAGCTGCAAAGCGGTTTTAGCTTTTATCTGACCGGTTATCGCGTTGCCCGAAAGCGAATCCGCGAAACAATCGCCGTTCAATACGCCGTTATTTTTGACGGCGCCGTTGCAGTAGGCATCGCCTGCTATATTCATACCCTGATAAAGCATAACAGCAGCCCCCGACCAGAATCCCACATCGGGGTCGAGCCTCATATTGGCGGTAAAGCTGCTTTGAGCGGCATTGACACCGCCGACTCGCCTGTACGCCGACGATGTTATCTGCCAGTTAAGTTCCGAAAGTTTCGTTACGCTTACATCGTAATAATCATTCCCGCTGACTAATTGCTGGGCCGATGCTCCTGTAAAATATTCATCCGCAAGGTCGTGCGGATACATAATAAGTCCTTTGGCCTGTTCGAGACCGGACTCGGCAAGATAATCCATATCGGCCTTGAGCTCCATATTCTGTCCGCAAAGCAGTTCCGTATCCCCGCGGACTATGAAACCAAGTCCCACAATGGCTATTGTCGCCACGAGTACGAGGATAATTAAAAGAGCAATTCCTTTGCTGCGGGTTTGTCTTTTTTCGTATTTCATCAGTTATCGTCATCTGCAGAATCAATCAGGCCGCTGCTGTCGAGCAGATAATCGGCGTAACATCGAAGCTTGCCGCTTATCTGATAATTCCGGGCGATGCCGTTCTGATTGACGCTGAAAAAGATATTGAGCTGTTTCGAAAACGGCGGCGCCTGGTCCGTCGTAAAAGAAACATTATTGCAATTATTAACCAGGGTAACAGTATTTACCTGGCAGGCTGCTCCAAGCCATGTCCTGGCCTGACCGTTTGATATATCTGTAAGCGACCCCGTTATTCCGACCAAGGCCGCAGGCGGCTGAAAACTAACCAGATTTAAATTACCGTTAACAGTTTCAAGATAGATTATTTCGCCCGGATTTATCTGGTTGTCGCCGTTGTCGTCCGCCCGCCATATTGCTGCACTGCTGCCGAAGGTTGCGCATATCAGCTTACTGCTCCTTAAAATCTCCGATACGCGCACAGTCGTATAACGTATTCTGCTGTAGAGGTCTGAAGTATTATCAGAAGAAGTGTTTGCTGAACCAAGCGCGAAAGACAATGTCGCCACAGCGGCAAGGATTATACTCGTCACCCATACCGCCATAAGCAGTTCGGCAAGCGTAAAACCTCTGTATTTATTCGTTCTTTTCATTGCCCTTTGCTTTTCAGTCTCACAACTTCGACAAGTTTAAGGCCGTCATAATAGACACTGACGGTTATCCTGATAAAAGTCGGCGTTCCGATATTGGTCTGCTGTGGCATATACACATATTCGCAAACGGCTCCTCTGCTGAAATTAGCGTAAATAGAGTCGGTGAAAACAACGCCTGATGCGTTTTTTACCTGCCCTTTGGATTCTGAATAGCTGCCGTAAGTGGGAACTATCTGGCTGAAGCTCGTGTTGATAATTTGTTCGGCAAGGTCGGCCGCCAGTTTGGCGGCAATTGTCTCATTGCAGCCCTGCTGCTGAACAGCGGCGCTAGATGCGAATGGAAGAATCAGTCCCGCTGCCGCTATCGTCAGAATAACAAGGGCGATAAGCGCCTCAGCAAGAGTAAACCCCTCATTTTTTGTCGTAGTTTTTATCATAATCTTCTTTTAACTTCGTGCCTTGGCCTGTCCCGCCATAGTCCCTTAGAGACGACGGCGGATGCCTTCGTGGCTAACATAAAAAAAATGGCTGGTCAGTCTTGCAATTGCCAGACCGACCAGCCTGTATGTTTTCTCCGGTTTTATCCGCCGGAGCTTCGCCGTCTGGGTTCTTACAGAGCAGCGTGAGCAGAACTATCGTTCGCGTTAAACGCGCCGGTTGTGGTATTGAAATACCATCCGCTGCTCGCATCTCCGGCAGGTGTACCCGTACCTGAAGTTACCGTTCCTGCGGTATTACTGTCGCTGACGAACGGATTCTTGGGTATCTGCTGCAGATAAGGACCGTAAACGCCGACGCCCGGAGCCTGTGTCGAGGCAAGTGAGCCGTCAGACTTTGTGTAACCTGTCATCGCCTGAGCGAAAGTAACGCCGCTTACCGTAGCAGGCAGTCCGCCGCTGTGCTGAACCTTATAAAGCTGAATCTGCGAACGAGCGGTTTGCAGGTCGCTTACAAGGCTTGACAGCTTGGCCTCTTCGCTCGCATCGCTGAACTGCGGTATTACTATCGCAGCAAGTATGCCGAGGATGACCACGACAATCAAAATTTCCACTAATGTAAAACCATTTTTCTTTTTCATTTGTTCTTCTCCTATACTAGTAAAGGTTTTAATTATTATTAAATTTCAAACGACACTTTTTGCTCTTAATATTGCTGTAATTGCTATCGGTTAGACTGCCAAAGGACTTAATCTGTTGTTTTATTTGCCCTTTTTTGATTAAAAATCATTCTTTAACGCCCCATAAAACTTCAATTGTTATTTTAAAATAAGTCCGAAAACAAACTCTCCAGATGCAATGGACACCGGGTAAATACGTACGAAATAAAAACTGAAATGCCAAATCGGTATGAAAAAAATCAGATATCCAATCCCTGTTTATCGGGATGTATGTTCAGGCCGGTAATTTTGATTCGCCGGCTCGTTTCTCCATTATGCCGCATATCTATATATATGCAGTCAAGTCCCTCAAACGCCCCCGCCACTTTATCGGCCCATTCGACAAGAACAACCGACTCAGGCCCGATAAATTCTTCGAACCCCAAAGCCTCGAATTCCGAAATCTTATTTATTCGATAAGCGTCAATGTGAAAAATAGTAAATCTGCCCTGGTATTCGTTGACCATTACGAAAGTCGGGCTGTTAACATGCTGCGGATTTGCCGCTCCCGCCCCCGCCGCGATGCCTTTTATCAAAGTGGTTTTCCCGCTGCCCAAAGGCCCCGTGAAACATACGACTTCCCCGCCTTCGAGCAATGACCCGATTTTTTTGCCAATCTCAAAAGTCTTTTCCGCCGAATCTGAAATTATTTCTGTTGTTTTATTCATTTACTAAATGATCGTATCCACTTGGTTTCAGGTCTATTATTTTTTTATTAAGCATTTTTATTTTTACAGAATTTCCGCCGGTAATTTCCCCAATAGCGGTAAGTTTTGTTTTAAACCGCCACTGTTTTCTTAATCGTTCGAAATTTTTCTTTCGTATCGTAAACAACAGCTCAAAATCTTCGCCGTCATTGAGAGCATTACTCAATGTTTTGGTATTTCTCGAAACCGGAATTTTATCAGCTTCGACAATTGCGCCCTTTTTGCTTAATCTGCATATATGATTTAAGTCTGTGCTAAGCCCATCGCTTATATCCATCATCGAATTTGCACCGGCGCGGGCAATCGCAAGTGCCTCTTTTATCCGCGGCTCGAATTTAAGATGTTTCCCTGCCAGAGACCCGCCGAGTGTTCCGGTTACACAAATTACATCGCCGGTTTTAGCCGTGCTGCGTTTTACAGGTTTTGTTTTGCCGACAGTGCTTAACATCGCCACGCTTATCGCCAATGGCTTGTTCCAGCTTGTCATATCCCCGCCGATAAGCGGACAGTCATATTTTTTCGCCGCGGCAAGTATTCCCTTGTGCAGTCTTTTAAGTAGTAGGGTGGGCTTTAGCCCACGCGTTTGCCTCGGCAGCGCGACCGACACGACCGCCGCAAGTGGAATTGTCGCCATCGCCGCACAATCGCTTAAACTTGCCGCCATTGATTTGTAGCCGATTTGTTCGAGAGTCGCTTTTTTCGTATCGAAGTGCACACTGTCAAGCAGCATATCTGTGGTAATAAGAACAGAATCGCCATTTGGCAATTTGATTTGCGCCATATCGTCGCCGATACCAATGGGAAATTTCGCGGAATTTAATTTTCCTTTAGCCGCAAAATACCGAACAAGCTCTGTTTCACCGCTGCTCATTTTTAATTTATGTAGGGTGGGCTTTAGCCCACGCGGAACATTTATTCTCCAAAATTTATATCATCGGGTATTTGATATTTCACTTCTATGACATTATAACAGTTCTGTCCTGTAAATCGAGGATATGTTGACCAAGGCCAATCATTGGCATTTGTTGTAAGATTATGCTTAACAGGATTGTAATGAATGTAATTGATGTGGTTTTGTAAATCGGTTTCATCTCGTATTTGATGTTCCCAGAACCTTCTTTGCCATATAGTTGCCTCTCTATGTTTTGCTCTCGATTTATTAATTACAGTATTGGTGTCCATCTGCTTTAAATATGCCCTTGTAAATAAAGCTTTTATTAAAGCCCATCTGGTCGAAAAATCTGCATCATTATCGGGTAATTTCCAGACGCAATGCAGGTGATCAGGTAAAAGACAAAGAGCGACTGTTTCAAAATAACGTTTATATTGTGCTTGCTGCCAGGCACAATGTAAACAATTTCTTGCGGATTCCTGATGAAACAGGTTCTTACGATTATATGTTACAACTGTAAAAAAATAGTAGCCGCCTGGAAAATTTGCTCTGCGATAATTACTCATTGGATAATTCTTGTTATTTAAAAATCCGCGTGGGCTAAAGCCCACCCTACAATCATTAGTCTTTTTTTGTATCAATATCAAATAATTTTTTTAGCAGTTCAGCATTTTTTTGTAAAACTGCTTCATTAGCATTAGAGCCCCTCTCTTCTTTGCAATCTATCATTATCTCCGTTAGCAAGTCTGAAAATTCTTGGTCTTTCAAACTTAATTTCCCGACAATAATTGCCTCGGCTTTTTTACGTCTTTTTATTTTTGCCCTTTTGTGTTTGAAGGTACGATATATCTCCGCAAGCCGTTTATTAAACAGTTGCATTGTAACTATCAATACTAAAAATAATCCTATAATTAGGGATATGGGAATAGGAATCCGCATGTTAAATTTACCTTTTCTTACGTTTATTAATTAGTTCAAGCCCAAAATATTTACATACCCATGTAGGGTGGGCTTTAGCCCACGCGTTTATTTTTCCAACTGTTTTTTCCAGTAATTTATCTGCTCGGCCATTTGCGCAGGAGACGCCGCCGCTGCGGTCGCATAAGAATTCGCCACATTTTTTCCGCCCAAACACTGATAAATATCTTCACCGATAACTTCGGAATGTTTCCTGAATTCTTCGATGCTTGTCTGGGCAAGGCTTTTGTTTTCTTTTTCGCATTGAGCGACAAGACTGCCGACTATCCCGTGTGCCGTGCGGAACGGTATGCCCTTCTTAACGAGATATTCCGCCATCGCAGTCGCGTCGAGAAATCCCCTGTCCAGACCTGCTGAAATCTTTTCCGTCTTAAAGGTCGTGTTCTCGACTATCGCCCGCGCCATATCGATACAGGCCTCTATCGTATCCGAAGCCTTAAAGGTATGAACCTTATCTTCCTGCAAATCGCGGTTGTAGCCGCTTGGCTGCGCCTTAAGAATCGTCATAATCGCCATCAGCGAACCGTAAACGCTCCCCGTTTTGCCGCGGATAAGTTCGAGCATATCGGGATTGCGCTTCTGCGGCATCATACTCGAAGATGTGCAGAACGCGTCATCGATATGAATAAAATCGAACTCTGTCGTCGAGAAAACAATCCAGTCTTCCGCCAGTTTCGACAAATGCACCGAAATCAAACTGCAATCGAAGATAAATTCCGCGCAAAAATCTCTGTCCGACACTGAATCCATCGTATTATATGTAATATCCGAAAAGCCCAGCAGTCCGCAGACCTGCTTTCTATCCAGAGGCAGTGATGAGCCCGCTATCGCCCCGCTTCCGAGCGGCGAAAGATTCAAAAGCAGTCGGCAGTTTTTCAAACGCAGAAAATCCCGGTTGAGTTGTTCGACAAAACTTAAAATATACGCCGCGATGGAAATCGGCTGGGCCCGCTGAAAATGCGTATATGCAGGCATAATGTCGCTGGCATATTTTTCAGCGAGTTTTACGAATGCTTTTTGCAGCAGCGCGATTTTAGCCTGGATTATTTCTATTTCGTCCCGCATCCACAGCCGCATATCGGTTGCGACCTGGTCGTTCCGGCTTCGGCCAGTATGCAGTTTCTTTCCCGCATCGCCGATTTTCGCAATCAGCGCAGCCTCAATCGCCATATGAATATCTTCGTAGGTCTTATCGAATTTGAATTTGCCCTCGGCTATCTGGTGCGAAATCTCAATCAGGGCTTCTTTAATCTGTTTGAATTCGTCTTTCGTCAGGAGTTTTTGTTCGCAGAGCATCTCCGCATGGGCGATTGAGCCGACGATGTCGTATTTATAGAGCCGCTTATCGAACGAAAGCGATTCGACAAAATCGACAGCCAATGAATCGGTAGGTTTGCCCAGGCGATGTTCCCAGCTTTTTTGTGGTTCAGCCATAATTTTCTCCGTTTAAATGTATTTATGAGAAATTATAACCTTAAATTAATATGAATAAACACAAATTTTTTAAAATATATCTCTGTGAGCTCTGTGTTCTCTGTGGCTAAAAAATAAATTATCTCTGTGGCTCATTTTTCGGCCTTGTTTTCCACCTGCGGTGAATCCACCAGTATTGTGTCGGGTCTTTGCGAATCGAATCCTCGAACGCCCTCGTATATTCCTGCGTAATCCACAGCAGCGGGTCGTCCTTATCTTTCCATTCGTCCGGCATAATCAGCCGGGCAATTTCAATCTCGAAAAAGAACCGGTCGCCGACCCTCCTGCTGACGCCGACGCCTATCGGCAGGTTATATTGAATCGCCAGCAGTCCGAGGCTTTTGTATGTACTTGCCTTTCTGCCGAAAAAGTCCACGAATATTCCTTTTTTGCCCGCGTTCTGGTCCGCGATAAAACACAGTGCCGAGCCTTGTTTGACAATCTGCTCCATCTTTTCCGAAGCGCCTTTTTTATCGATGATTTTCTGCCCGTTTCTCTGCCGGACGTCATAAAGGTATTTATTCAGAAATTTATTATCGAAAGGCCTTGCGATACTGTAAATATCGAATCCGAATTCGCCCATCAGGTATCCCATAATCTCGAAATTGCCGTAATGCGCCGCCGCGAGCAGCAAAGGCTGTTTGCCCCGCATCATCCATTTTACACGCTCGACGTTTTTGTAGCAGGAATACTGCTCCCAGTTTTCTTTTCGTATCAGCCTTGGTGAAAAAACAATATCTACCGTCAGCATTACGAGATTTTCAAAACTGCGTATTCCCGTTTCCTCAATCCATTTATCGTCTTTATCCGGAAAACTCGTCCGCAGGTTTTCAATCGCCCGTTCTCTTCCTCTGGTGTAATGTTTCCACATCGCCCTGCCGAGAAATCGTGCGAATTTTAAAACCTTTTCGACCGGAAACAGGCAGATAAAGAACAGCAAAATGCGCAGCAGCACATAGACAAGCCACTGTTCGGCAACAGTCTTTTTGCGTTTATTGCGTTTTCTTTCTCGTTTTTCTTCTGCCATATTTTTTGTTTAGCCCCCGGACCTGCCTGTCCGTCCGTAGATTTATCGAAGGCGGGTGCCGGGGGTTTGGTTAGACTTTATTTTCCTGCGAACTGAACAATCATCGATTCGATTGCCGTTTGTGCCGTTGCCCTGCCGGTCTTAATTCCGTAATCTATCTCGGCAAGCTGCCTCA
Above is a genomic segment from Phycisphaerae bacterium containing:
- a CDS encoding prepilin-type N-terminal cleavage/methylation domain-containing protein; translated protein: MGKNHRNALTAFTPLEKAADFSQRSLPYDLNPLLSQIFIKRKSLTGFTLLEVIIVLMIVGIVAAIAVPMYVSAASVQLRTAADMVASDLEYAKSMAISTGKTHSVVFDTVAESYCIKDSAGQVIAHPVRIGTNYVINFAGDNRLNKVDIAITNFAPSNTVKFDNIGAPFDGSGNSMVDGFVQLRCEGNMMKVKIAPVTGYVSIE
- the tsaE gene encoding tRNA (adenosine(37)-N6)-threonylcarbamoyltransferase complex ATPase subunit type 1 TsaE, which gives rise to MNKTTEIISDSAEKTFEIGKKIGSLLEGGEVVCFTGPLGSGKTTLIKGIAAGAGAANPQHVNSPTFVMVNEYQGRFTIFHIDAYRINKISEFEALGFEEFIGPESVVLVEWADKVAGAFEGLDCIYIDMRHNGETSRRIKITGLNIHPDKQGLDI
- a CDS encoding prepilin-type N-terminal cleavage/methylation domain-containing protein, encoding MIKTTTKNEGFTLAEALIALVILTIAAAGLILPFASSAAVQQQGCNETIAAKLAADLAEQIINTSFSQIVPTYGSYSESKGQVKNASGVVFTDSIYANFSRGAVCEYVYMPQQTNIGTPTFIRITVSVYYDGLKLVEVVRLKSKGQ
- a CDS encoding type II secretion system protein, with protein sequence MKKKNGFTLVEILIVVVILGILAAIVIPQFSDASEEAKLSSLVSDLQTARSQIQLYKVQHSGGLPATVSGVTFAQAMTGYTKSDGSLASTQAPGVGVYGPYLQQIPKNPFVSDSNTAGTVTSGTGTPAGDASSGWYFNTTTGAFNANDSSAHAAL
- a CDS encoding LamG domain-containing protein, whose protein sequence is MKYEKRQTRSKGIALLIILVLVATIAIVGLGFIVRGDTELLCGQNMELKADMDYLAESGLEQAKGLIMYPHDLADEYFTGASAQQLVSGNDYYDVSVTKLSELNWQITSSAYRRVGGVNAAQSSFTANMRLDPDVGFWSGAAVMLYQGMNIAGDAYCNGAVKNNGVLNGDCFADSLSGNAITGQIKAKTALQLNKPDITCNLLTSNFSTQTIIANNLNNITLGSPYQVFYKNGDLAILSNVTINGCLAVNGNLTITGTTNVITAAKNTPAIYISGNLIIKEGASITATGLVSADGRIETPIYNTSASITGVLFTDDGIRYIISDYSGSGYDGIVNGDCTWVDGILNGAVNFDGDGDFVDIGNPSELNINKKISVMAYIKVNAFDRSYQAIVTKGNSSWRLQRYANTNYIEFTCSGTYGGSIHSSISVNDGLWHHVAGVRDDSRIRLYIDGVLDTWQFTAGEFNTNSYPVYIGENSEQTGRYFNGAIDSVRIYKRALSASDVWNVVYGIGSTSEIVGFWYMNGGNCSTTVTAAPVKAAVYHWPGGVKDRWSPAAGAFYKTITRNP
- the argH gene encoding argininosuccinate lyase, producing MAEPQKSWEHRLGKPTDSLAVDFVESLSFDKRLYKYDIVGSIAHAEMLCEQKLLTKDEFKQIKEALIEISHQIAEGKFKFDKTYEDIHMAIEAALIAKIGDAGKKLHTGRSRNDQVATDMRLWMRDEIEIIQAKIALLQKAFVKLAEKYASDIMPAYTHFQRAQPISIAAYILSFVEQLNRDFLRLKNCRLLLNLSPLGSGAIAGSSLPLDRKQVCGLLGFSDITYNTMDSVSDRDFCAEFIFDCSLISVHLSKLAEDWIVFSTTEFDFIHIDDAFCTSSSMMPQKRNPDMLELIRGKTGSVYGSLMAIMTILKAQPSGYNRDLQEDKVHTFKASDTIEACIDMARAIVENTTFKTEKISAGLDRGFLDATAMAEYLVKKGIPFRTAHGIVGSLVAQCEKENKSLAQTSIEEFRKHSEVIGEDIYQCLGGKNVANSYATAAAASPAQMAEQINYWKKQLEK
- a CDS encoding transposase; its protein translation is MSNYRRANFPGGYYFFTVVTYNRKNLFHQESARNCLHCAWQQAQYKRYFETVALCLLPDHLHCVWKLPDNDADFSTRWALIKALFTRAYLKQMDTNTVINKSRAKHREATIWQRRFWEHQIRDETDLQNHINYIHYNPVKHNLTTNANDWPWSTYPRFTGQNCYNVIEVKYQIPDDINFGE
- a CDS encoding thiamine-phosphate kinase — encoded protein: MSSGETELVRYFAAKGKLNSAKFPIGIGDDMAQIKLPNGDSVLITTDMLLDSVHFDTKKATLEQIGYKSMAASLSDCAAMATIPLAAVVSVALPRQTRGLKPTLLLKRLHKGILAAAKKYDCPLIGGDMTSWNKPLAISVAMLSTVGKTKPVKRSTAKTGDVICVTGTLGGSLAGKHLKFEPRIKEALAIARAGANSMMDISDGLSTDLNHICRLSKKGAIVEADKIPVSRNTKTLSNALNDGEDFELLFTIRKKNFERLRKQWRFKTKLTAIGEITGGNSVKIKMLNKKIIDLKPSGYDHLVNE
- a CDS encoding prepilin-type N-terminal cleavage/methylation domain-containing protein, whose protein sequence is MKRTNKYRGFTLAELLMAVWVTSIILAAVATLSFALGSANTSSDNTSDLYSRIRYTTVRVSEILRSSKLICATFGSSAAIWRADDNGDNQINPGEIIYLETVNGNLNLVSFQPPAALVGITGSLTDISNGQARTWLGAACQVNTVTLVNNCNNVSFTTDQAPPFSKQLNIFFSVNQNGIARNYQISGKLRCYADYLLDSSGLIDSADDDN